AGCTCCAGATAGCCGTTCATGTACGCTTCGGATTCTTCTTCGGATACCGTTGCTTCGCCCAGCAGATCCACCGTGAAGGCGAATCCGTCCTTGCGAAGTTTTTTCATGCCCTTGAGGGCTTCTTTTGTGTTTTGGCCCACGATGAATTGCCGGGCCATTCCTTCGATGTTGGAGCGGATGGCCTTGCCCATGACCTTGCCGGCCAGGTTACCGATGATGCCGGTGGATTTCCCGGCACCCCATTTGAGGACGGACGGAATTTCCGCATCCTCTCCGCTGAAATATTCCTCGATGTGCCGGGTGAGGTTGTCCGTGGTGTTCAGGTAGGGCAGCACGTCCACAAAGCGGAAGAGCTGGACTTTGAAGTCCTCATTCTTCATGGCCCAATCCATGACCTTGCCGGTCCAGAATCCTTTGTTAAAGACCGAGGGCGCTTCTCCCCGGATGCTTTCGAAAAATGCTCTGCCGGTGTCCCTGATGCTGGTTTCCTGAGCGGATCGGTTCATGTGCGGACCTCCTGTGTGGTTGGGTTATTCTTCGTCGATGGGCAGATTGCTGCTTTCCTTGACCGTGCGGAGCACGATGGTCGACTTGGTGTTCTTTACGGTGGGGATGCGCCCGATTTTGGCGAGCATTTCAGCCAGGCGTTCCGTGTCCTGCACCCGAATTTTGACAAGATAGGAATCCTGCCCGGCGCAGTAGTGGACTTCGAGAACGCCGGGGATGGAGGCGAGCAGTTCCCCGGTGGAGGTGGATCCCACTTCTTCTTCCACGCTGACCAGGGTAAAGGAAGTGAGTCCCAGCCCTGCGGCGAGGGGGGCCACTCGGGCCTCATAACCTTGAATAACGCCGTTCGCTTCCAGCTTTCGGATGCGTTCCAGGATGGCGGACGGAGCCTTGCCGATCTGACGGGCTATGTCGGCATTAGTGGTGCGGGCATTTTTCTGGAGAATGTTCAAGATTTTTTTGTTCGCGTTGTCGATCATTCTTTTTTGCCTTGTCTATGGAGAATAAAATTCAGCCTATGTTTAATTTTCAATAATGTAAAGTTCGTGCAAAAAGGCTTTGGATCGTCGAAAGTTCGGAGAATTAAGCAATGAACAGAATTTAATTCTAAAAAAATAGCAAAGTCAAGACCAAAATTCGAAACAACTCACTGTTTTCCAAAAAAATGCTTGGAATGTTTCTCGATTGTGTTTATACAACAAACACTATGGCTACTCTCAAACTCGACGACGTAAGCATCCATTTCGGCGGCGTGCAGGCATTGTCCAAGGTCTCTTTTGAACTCGGCGGCGGCGAGATTCTCGGCCTTATCGGTCCCAACGGGGCGGGCAAAACAACCATATTCAACGTCATCACCGGCGTGTATCGGCCTTCTTCGGGCCGGGTCTCCTAT
The Paucidesulfovibrio gracilis DSM 16080 DNA segment above includes these coding regions:
- a CDS encoding Lrp/AsnC family transcriptional regulator — encoded protein: MIDNANKKILNILQKNARTTNADIARQIGKAPSAILERIRKLEANGVIQGYEARVAPLAAGLGLTSFTLVSVEEEVGSTSTGELLASIPGVLEVHYCAGQDSYLVKIRVQDTERLAEMLAKIGRIPTVKNTKSTIVLRTVKESSNLPIDEE